In the Streptomyces sp. cg36 genome, one interval contains:
- a CDS encoding TlpA family protein disulfide reductase produces MSVSPAHPRRRAFLLVTAAAAAGALTLTSCGSGGTSGGSGDTKFVTGTGGISTVAKGGRHDAPDLSGETVDGKKLDVADLKGKVVVLNVWGSWCAPCRAEAPYLSKVAKEMRPKGVEFVGINTRDTDKGPAVAFEKQFDADYPSLYDPIGKLILRFPKGSLNPQAIPSTIVLDRDGKIAARALMALDDEKLHQMIDPLIAEK; encoded by the coding sequence ATGTCCGTGAGTCCTGCCCATCCCCGCCGCCGCGCCTTCCTGCTGGTCACGGCCGCCGCGGCCGCCGGTGCGCTGACCCTGACGTCGTGCGGCTCCGGCGGCACGTCCGGCGGCTCGGGCGACACCAAGTTCGTCACCGGAACCGGCGGCATCTCCACCGTCGCCAAGGGGGGCCGGCACGACGCCCCCGATCTGTCCGGCGAGACCGTCGACGGCAAGAAGCTCGATGTCGCCGATCTCAAGGGCAAGGTCGTCGTGCTGAATGTGTGGGGCTCGTGGTGCGCGCCCTGCCGGGCCGAGGCGCCCTATCTCAGCAAGGTGGCCAAGGAGATGCGGCCCAAGGGCGTCGAGTTCGTGGGAATCAATACCCGCGACACCGACAAGGGCCCGGCCGTCGCCTTCGAGAAGCAATTCGACGCCGACTATCCGAGCCTGTACGACCCGATCGGCAAGCTCATTCTCCGCTTCCCCAAGGGAAGTCTGAATCCGCAGGCCATTCCGTCGACCATCGTGCTCGACCGGGACGGCAAGATCGCGGCGCGGGCGCTGATGGCGCTGGACGACGAGAAGCTCCACCAGATGATCGACCCGCTGATCGCGGAGAAGTGA